The Sulfolobus sp. A20 genomic interval CATTCTTACCCAATGTACTCGAAATCAATAAGTGAGAATAAAATTTTATGAAATTGTTGCCAACATGCGAAGAATTCAGCTTATAGCTTATTTTTTCAATTCTCAATATATCTCTTAAAATGCTTTCTAATTGACTAGAAATGAAATTCCATTTCTCTTAAAATAGGGTCTACTAACGTGTACTCTCCCTCCTCAACCTTCTCAATGAAATTGTAATTTACCAAAGCTTCAAGTACTGAGCTCAACTCCTTATCGTCTATCTCTCTCTTTAATCTCACGGTTACAGCGAATTTTATATCTTTCCATCTCTTGGCGATTTTGATGGAGGATAACGTTGCTAAGTATAATTCCCTATTCCTACCTTCGAGGAAATGGTTCAATTCCTCTAGCATTAATTTCCTACCTTCATTTATAGTTATCTTCAACGAATCATTGAAGCTAAGCTTTCTTATAGCGTAATTATTGCCAAACAGCGTTAACCAACCTACCACTCCATCTAATCTGTTAACTACTTCCTCAGCTTTACTGTCTTCAAGGTCCACGTTTAGCTCCTCCATACCCGCCTTTAAGAAGCCTATTGAAACTTGTTTGTTAAAAGGTCTTAGCTTGATTTCAATAGGTGGTCTTCCCAATAAGGGTGAACCCTCCTTTGGATTTAGCAAAGCTTTTACTAAGCCAACATAAGATCCAGAGAATAAGAACCTAACCTTTGGGTTACTCATGAAGACGTTTCCTAGGACGTCTAATAGTGGCTTAGTAACTGAGGAGAGCTCTTGTACCTCATCTAATCCTATAACTAGGTCATGGTTTATGGACAGAAGTAGTTCTAATAAGCTCCTTTGAACGTTTAATTTACCGCCCTTTAACTCTACACCCAAAGGACCTAGGTTAAAGTTAACACTAACGTTCAATAATTTGAATAATTTATTTCTATTTATCTCTGAGATCAGTAAAGATAGCAATTCTCTCAACGTTGTAACTCCCCTTAAGTTCAAATAAATTCCATCAATCCTATCGTTCTTTTTCAACTCATTAATTGCAACTTTCATGACACTGGTCTTTCCTATCCCTCTTTGCCCACCGATTATTATCCAATTTTTGGAAATTATTTGTTCCCTTATGTATTGAACCTCCTTTTCTCTTCCGAATAACTCTTTTAACTCTGTTTTAGGATGTAAATCGAATAGCAAATGTACCCCCACCAGTTACTGGTGACCCACCAGTTAATATTATTTCTCATTTATAAGTTTTACAAACTGATGAAAGCCTATAATCAATCCAGTATTGAATCCTACGCTAGTGCATCAAATAAAACCTACCCCAAACTCAGTTGGTAACTTCTTTACAATTTTAATAAGGTTATTGAGGTCTTCAAGGAATATAGCAGGAACATTAAACGACTTAGCTATATCAACAACCCACTTACCTACTTCCCTTGCAGAATCCTCCAAGACATTTTTAGCCTTCCTGTAGGATGACCTTATCCTGTTCAGGATCCTCTCACTATCCTTCCACCTCTTTTCATACTTCTTCTGTAAGCCCTCGGCTAAAGCCTTATAATGATGAGCATCCTCCAAACGGGTAGAAATCCTAGCGTAATATTTATCATCTTTACCAACAACTACCTCAGCCATGTTAACATCAATTGCAACACCGTCTTTAGCCTCTGGTTCCTTCCATTCCTTTAGAAGAGTGGCCTTTAGATTTTCCATCCCTCAGCAATAGCCTAGCCTCTCTTATTTCCCAGTCCTTGTATTCTGACAAGTTCCTCGGATAGCCTAGGATTTGCAACTCGCCAACTCCCACTATCCTTACACTCATTTTATTGAAATCGATTGAAAATGATAGGGTTGGGGTTAACCAACGTTACGTAATATTGGGTACTTACTGCGTTTAGGGTTCTTCAACCACAACTTGTACTTTACTATAGTATTTCTATAACAGTCTATGGCGACCTTTGACGATAGATTAAACTTTTGCCTTAGTGTTTTGTAAGTACCCTTATGCGTGTCTTTTAACAAGTTCCTTAGCTTATTCTCCCTTAACCGTTCTAAAACGAAACGTAAGCCTTTTTTCACAGTTAGAGACAAGGCTGAGCAGAGGGGCGTTAAAGGTAATCTTCAAACTGTAGCTCAGATTTCTTTCCCACTCTTCTTATCCCCTCTACTCGTAATAAATAGGAAAGAGTTTATATTACTTTGTAATCCCCGCCCTAAAGGGCGAGAGTTTCATCACCTTTGCAAACCGTGGGTGGGATTTGAACCGGGACCTTTGCCTTACCAGATCGATAGGCAGAATATAAACTACATACGTGAGCTTATGAGTGAAGATATCCACAGGCACAGTAGAGAAACGCGAAAACGGTGAGCTTAATGCACGTATCGTATCAATTAATGCCAGTCCAGTTGTCATCTCAACGTCATTCGCAGACGACATAGAGATAGTGAGAGAACAGTTGTACAACAAGTTCTTCAAGATATATGTATACCCGCGGGGACTAAACTTGTACAACGTTATACAAAAGATAGTAAGAAGGGAAGAACTAGAGTACCCGTTTGAGGTCAAGTCGGTAGTTATGTGTTTCCTAAGTGAGATGCCTAAGAGTGAGGAAATAAGTGATGAATTAGTCAACGCACTTCATGGGTTTGCGTCAAAGGTTCTAACGTATACGAGTAACTATGGCGTTGTCTTCGGAGCCGTTGAAATGTTGAGGAATTTCGTGAAAGTCCACGCGGTAATCAACTTCAAAACCGTTGCCTATATTAATTACTTCAACGCCGTAATGAATGAGTTCTACAACGAGATACTGTTTGACGCGTTAGGGCTCACAGAGAGGGATATAAAGTCCCTGCGATATGTGAGAAACGCCGGCGAGTTACTTAAGACTGACTACATCTTCGCCTTAGCTAAAACCACTAAGCAATACATAATTAACGTGCTGAAGGAATTAGAGCGCAAGGGGTTGGTCTATAGCGATAGACCCAACAGCAAAAAGTTCATATGGGGTCTGACTGAGTTAGGGCAGAGGGTCCTCAACTTCGGTGAGGCGAAGTTAAGGTCGAGGCGATTTAATCAAAGTGAAGACGCAAAACGTTGAAGCTATCGTGAATAAGGAATTTTTGAGGGGCTAACGGAAGAGGCGATAAGACAAATGCCGTGTCAAGCGAAGGAGTGCGAGAGGGCGACGGAAAGGCTAATAGAGGCGTTGAGGGCGTACCGACGTGTCGGCTGAGGATAAAGGGCGAAAAAACCTGACCGTTTCGCATACTTCTACAGTTGCATCACCGGTGCGAAAGAGCAGTATAGCGGTTTAAACGTAATATGTGACCACTGGCAAGTACGCAGGCTGAGAATATAGATAGGTTCGTGAAGTTTTTAGAAGTTTCGCAGACGAGCTAACATTTATTGCGAACATAGAGTACGAGGCATCCTTTGGATAAGGTTTTTAAGTAAATTCTTTTTTCCTTTTTCTAGAATGAAATGGAAAACCATACTCCTTCTCTCAGTAGCAACAGTACTGATAGCCAGTGGCGTAGTGCTGCACTCCATGGATAAACCGATAACAATACCAATAAAATTATCCGCAGGGTTAAAATATTGTGTAAATGGAGTTTGTTCAAATGTAAAACCTAAGGTTATTTCATCTGGTTCTGCTGTTCCCGTGCATCCTCCGCCTTTGACGCTCAGCCCACCCCTCTATGCCCAGCTATGGTTTGTGCCACTGATAGCAGGGATAGCTATCCTAGGCTTTCTAGGGTTCAAGAGGTTCAGGTTATAAGCTCTTTTTTAATCATCTCTTTTTCCCAAATATGCTGAAGAAGGGCTTACTATTACTCGTGGTCATATCAGTTACCCCCAATTATACCTACCTCTGCCCTAGCATCAATGTTTACCAGAGGTAGACCGAGTTTTTATCACAACAACACAGTCTGTCGGTTGTGTGTACCGGGGGTAGAATGTCGATAATCCCTGCACACATGTCAGTCTAACTGTAACTATTACTACCTAGGAATTTTTACCGCCTACTTTCAATCTGACGTAAATTCCCGTAACTTTTTATGTGTTACCAATGCTTATAAACGCGTTTTGGTAACCATAATACAAGACGTGAAAACGGCGAAAGAGAAGATGCGTTATAAATATGGTGACTATATTTTACACCCGATTAAAGGTAGGTATTACGTCTATAAATTGGAAACGGTAAACGGTGAGATTAAGGAAACTTACGTAGGTCCTTTAGTTGATGTCGTTGAAACATATCTGAAATTGAAAAATAGAAGTGGGGGTGTGGGGGACGCCCCACTAAGCCGCGGCCGGGATTTGAACCCGGGACCTTTGCCTTACCAGGGCAACGCTCTGGCCAGGCTGAGCTACCGCGGCACCTTAAGTTATAATGGCTAAAGAGGATATAAATGTATCGCAAATTAACTCCATGGTCTTAATGACTTAAGAGTACTTACCATCTTATCTAAGAAGTAACTCCTCTCCCTAAAGTGTTCATCAATAGCCCTCCAATCCTCTTCTGAAAGCCTCCATCCCATTGCCCCAGCGTTCTCCTCAACGTGTTCAACCCTCGAAGCCTTCACTATAGGTAATAAGTTATTCCTACAGATATACCAATTTAACGCGACTTGAGTTGCGGACTTATTATATTTCCTTCCTATAGTAGATAAAAACTCATTTCTTGACAATATTCCATTTTCTAAAGGTGTATAAGCCATGTATAACATTCCGTTCTTTTCCGCATATGCTAAAGCCTTCCTCTCATCACCTCTACTTAATAGGCTGTAGTGGTTCTGTATTGCAACTATTTCATACTTACTAACACACTCCTTAGCTTTCTCTATCCCTTCTACGTCAAAATTACTTAACCCAAAGAACCTTATTATCCCGTCATCTACTAACTTCTCAAACGCCTTAATCGTTTTGCATATTGGAACTCGAGAAGGTGAGTGAAGTAGATATAAGTCAATGTAAGTACCTAACCTCTTCGCACTCTTGTTGGCTGACTTAATTACGTTATCGTAATCAGCATGACTAGGCCAAACCTTTGATACTATGAATATGTCATCCCTTGCCAAACCCTTAATAGCCTCCCCTACCAACTCTTCAGCATGACCATTCCCATACATTTCAGCAGTATCTATAGTAGTAATCCCTAGCTCTACTGCCTTTCTTATAGCGTCTATCCATTCCTTATCTCTACTATGATCAGCATACCAATAACCTCCTCCTATCCTCCAAGTGCCAAAGGCTAAGGAAGAAATCGTAAAATACTTGAATTTCTTCTTATCCATAAATCTCTATAAATATTAAAGGTTAAAAAAAGCTTGACCTTCTCCTAAAGAGTGAGGGCTACGCCGAGTTTTAAAGCATTACTCCCCTTTGTTAAACAGTTTTACGTTGCAAGAAAAGAGAAAGGCTTCTTCAATACGTTTACAGTTTTCTTTATTGCTTTCTTCATTGTGTTTAAATCACTATTTACGTCGCCGTGAAGCTTATGACCTAAAGGGCAATTAATGACTCCCCTAGGTTTTCTGACAACTTCAACGTCGTGAAATGAACAGAGCTTAGAAGTTATACTCGACAACGAGAAACACCTTTATACCATATAGCTTATTCGTGATTGTACCAATTAATTAAGACCAGACGTTTGAAATATCTTATTACCCTTATCTTAAGAGATAAATTAGCCTAAATAGAAACGCTTAGTCTCTATAACGTTTTGGATAGATGAGAAGCTAAAGTCGTATAATAGTAAATAAGCCTTTAATAATAAGAACGGCAAACTTTACGGCGGGGAGGAGGTCAATTACTGAATACCTTTTTCCTTTAATACATTATCTTTAGCGTCAAGCTCTTGTATCTTCTCATCTTAATTCTTTAGCTTATCTAGTTCAGCAATTCATTGGCATGATTTTAGTAGAGAGAGTTTTCCGCTCTAAAAGACTTACTCCTCCCTCACTTTGTCAAGTGTAATCATGTGAGACTAAATTCATATTTTATATCTTCTGAAAACAGAAGTAATCACAAAATGGATTAAGGCCTCTCGGCATTTATTGCAAGAAAGAAGTCAGATAGAAAGAATTTCCTGGCAAAACCCACCTATCCTCTTACCTAAATTATAAGACCCCTATCTTATCTCTTTCACTCCTCGAAGGATGAGATTTTTTATCGTCTAGTCTTACTTAGTTTATATAATACTGTAAAAAATAATGCTAATAGTAATATAAGTACTAGTATGCTGATATTAAATATATTTGCAGATGACATAATTACATTATTATTTTCACTCTTTGTTGATAAAGTTGTTATTTCTGAACCAGTTATCATTTGATGTAAATTAAAGCTTAATGAAACATTGCTAAATAGCTCGACTATAATAGACTTTGGAAATACTGAATAGCCTGGTGAGCTCAAAGAAACGTTATATACACCTGCTGGGAGAACTAACGTTATGTTCGTGTAATTGTACGTCATAGTTTCGTTATTTACGCGTAGAACAACTGGCCCTTTTGTGTCATTAACGTATACGTGAACGTAATAATACGGTCTTACGTAGTCCACGTACAAAGTGTAATTTGAATCTAAGTTAAGTATGATATTTGTCACATTCGGCTTTTCAATCCACGAACTAAGTATAGTTATATTATAAACCCCTTCTGCTAGCAACAAGTTCATGGTGGAATTAGTTGACTCCAACTTCGTGCCGTTTATTATAACTCCCCACTGTTGCCCCTCGTAAATTAAATCTTCTGCCTGAACTCTCAGCTCATATAATCTCGGCAAGGTTAATTGATATCTCAAAATACCATTAGGTGTAGCAGCGTAAATAGAACCATTGTAAACTATCATAGAATAGACGGGGGTATTAGTGTGGTAAAATACTTGAGAATTTATCAGATCTATGGCATCTAACCCTTGATAGGAAGCTACGTAAAGGACACCGTTTAAATAAGCTATGTACTCTGGTACTACATTAGTAGGAATGAATGTTATGTTATAGTCGTATATTTCATTAAAATACACGTCGTCAATTTTATCTAATTTGAGCACGCTCAAGTTATGGAAAACAAAGATCCCAATTGGGTCAAAGGTCCCAGAAATAAAGTACTTTCCCGCAAACGCCATTGCTGAAAGCGCGTCCTGGCAATTTATAGTTGTGTGAGTGGAGCCATTATAGTACAAAAAAACGTAGCCGAGCTCAGAGTCCACTATAGCTGAATTATTTGTGAACGTCATATAACCGAAGCTTCCTATAATATACCACTTACCTACTATCGTAGACCCATTAAGTTCGTAAACATAGTCGTTATAAGTAGTTACGTAAGTGATGTTAGTGTAATTGTCATAAAATAACATAAAGGGCTCTGTTATGTTCAGTCTGTATAGCGAACCATTATAGTAGTATAAAGATCCGTTTGACACTATGTAAATCGAAAAGTTATTTGATAATATTTGCAGGGGATCATAAATGTGCAAAAAGGGCACTAAATTATCGTTTATATAGTAATAAATGGTGTTTTCAGCGGGATACGAGACCAATATCTTACCGTGATATACAGTGAGGGAATAAGGATATAGTTTAGATGTTTGTGAAAAAGGCGATAGTGAGAGTAAGCTCATTAAAATAAAAATTGACAAAAGTAGCGGAAAAATCGATGACTTCATGATACTCACGAGAGTAGTAGTGGTTCTAAGTTAGTTATTGGAATTGGTTCAAACCACTGAGCGCCTGGCGGTAGCCACATTATACCGAAGAATATCGCAGGCGCAGCGTTGTTACCTACATCCAAGTTGAACGTGAAAACGACAGTTAAATTAACTGGCTTATTCAAGAAGTACGAGAACTCCGGTAAATTATTGCTAACAAATTCTGGGTTGTCGCTGTACTCGACATATACTTGATTGTTGACTAGCTTACCTTCAAATACTAGCTTTCCATTTATATACACCAATGCCCATTCATCTGCATAACCGCTTGGTGGTAGGTTATTTTCAGCAATTGGTACGAAGTCTGTGAAATTAGCTGAGAACGTATACATACCAGGTTTCTCCGGGACCAGGATTCCTTGAGATTCAAAGGTTATATTAATGTTTTTACCAACGAGCAATGAGGGGTTAAAAAGCACTGGGGATGGGCCTCCCCAAATTACAATATCTCCAAACGGTGCAAAGGCAGTTGGAATAGCGCCTGCCCACCCCCAGAAGCCGTTTAAGTTAGATAGGTCAGCTAGGTTATAAACTTCTACCGCTTCTGAAGAGAGTTGATTATTGGGAGGATTGTGCGGGTTAGTAAAGTAGGCAGGCTGGGTTGTTCCTGTCTGAGTATCTAAATAAACCTCTTGAGCGAAGTTCTGAGACCATAATACTACAACATTGTTAGGTGAAGGTATCTCTCCATAAGAATATATCTGCTCCACTTGGGTTGAAGTCAACGGTATGTCATAGACAATGGTGGGACCTAGTGCGCCATTGAAAGAATAAGCTTTAGAACCGGCGTCGGCTATATCTCCAGAAAACCCCGGCAACCAAGTTAGGGTACTTTGAGCTGGACCAGGAGGTGGGGCAGGGGCTGGACCCGTCGCATTGTAGGCCGAACCTACGTCAAAGAAGGCTGTAGCACTTGCATTGAGATAGGTTATTCCACTTATCTGAGCCTCGCTGACCAACGTTCCATTTATATACATAGCCATTTGACCAGTTTGGGCGTTATACACTCCTACTGCTAAAGTTAACGCTGAAGATGGCTGACCGTTCTCCTCACTTACTTGTGGGAGACCGTTTGGGTCTAGGATTGTAACCCATGTACCATTAGCGAGCTGGACAGTAAAGGCAAGGTAATAGTGTGAAGATTGAGGTGGATTATTAGCTGGAGGATTATTTGCGCTACCTATATCTATGCCAGAGCCTACAATCAAACCGGCGTCTCCGGTCCACACTATATATCCACCTTCTGGTGGGGTATTGCTGACATATGCCACATCAGCTTGTGGAGTAATAGCTCCTTTGCTTGTCGTCTGTATGGTTATAGGTTCTATATTACCGCTTGCTATAAACCATTGGACTATTGACTGAGTCTGCAGCTCCGGGTTCCTCTGCTCTAAGGGTATTGTCCCTATGTTATCGTTATCGCTCTGGTAACCGGTTAAGAAAGACGAGATTGGGAAGTAGCTTGACTCGATGCACTTTTGTATTAAATAGGAGTTAGTGCCTAGTATTAACGTGGCTTCTCCAGGGAGAGTTGTCTCTTGTCCATTTGGATATATTATTACAGTACCGGCAGGCAATGTTAGTTTCTCACCACTGGCTACTTTTGGTAAAGAATTAGGAGAGGGGGTTATAATTAGCGTACCTTGTGGAAGTGTATATTCTCCGCTTGATGTCTCCAAAGTAGCTTGTCCAGAAGTGATAGTGTATATATTTGCACACGTAATAAGACCAACAGTAGATTCAACAGGTACTGTTATCATATTTCCAAGGCTCGTCAGTATTATTATTGGTCCAGTATAATAAGGAGGGGTAAATAGAGCTATTGATGTACTATGCTCTACCGTGATGCTTGATGGATAAGCCATTTCCCACGAGCCATCTTGATAATAATATATGTACTTTATGGAGAGAGGAGTGAAACCAGAAATGTATTCAAAATTAAGTAGAACTAAACCATTACTACTAACAGTTGCGTATATACTAGGATCACCGCTTTCAACTTCTACCAACTGAAGACTTTTTTCATTATCTACTTGTGATATTGATAGCTTTGATTGATGTGCATAACTTGTGTTTAAACTATTTAATAAAAAGAAAGGTATCAGAACTGAGAAGATTAGTATTAATGCAATAAGACCTAAAATTAGTGGTGCTTGTGCTTTCATTCTCTCAACCCTCGTAAGTGTAACCTATTCTAAAATAATACCCCCCACTATTATAAATTACCCATAAAACGACGGCATAATTTTGCTGAACGTTTATAGTTATTTGGAAAGTAGTATTTGAAGGTATACTATAAGCTTGAATACTTCCAGTTAATTGCCTTCCATTAAGGTCATATACTGCGGGCAGTGTAACTAGCTTAGCTGGTTTGCCATTATCGTTAGGTAAGGTAATAGAATATTGTGATAGTTGAGTAGGAGTCAAGCCACTAACACTAGGCAATTCACTCACTGGCACAGTGAACACAATAACTGAAAAGTTGCCAGAGTAAGATGGGGAGTATATATAAGATAAGAACACATATCCATTAGATGAGGACTCAGGAGGGCTTAGATCAATATAGATGGTAGACGCTAAAGACTTGGCTAGCTGAAGAGCAGAATTAAAGGCATATTGAGGTACTACAAGTGCTTGCGTGAACGTGAACGCCACTAGTCCAATAAGTAAGACCGCGATAATTATAATAAACTCAGAAACAGTAGTACTTGACATGTCATTATATATTAGAGTTAATCTTCTATAAAAACTTTTCCGAAAAATAATGTGTGAGGATACAACACCGTTACTAAGCTAGAATTAAAAGAGGAAGAAGATTTATTAGGGATATACCTCATTTATTGCCATCACATTGTTAGAGGCAAATAGGAATACATTAGGAGGAACTTGAGGATGTAAATGCATAAGTGAGTTAAGGAGTTACCCTTGAATTGGCTATTCCAGGATTTTTAAACCATAACAAAGCAAATACTCACCTTTCAAGGCAGAGGATAATGTTTTTAGTGAAGGATAGTTACTGAGAGAAGCCAATAGAGGTGTAGTGAGGATGTGCCCTTCCTCCTCAATACGAATCTCGAGGAGGGTGGGGAAAAGGGATAGGGGTAATCTAGTTGTAGACTGAGCCATTGCTGGACGAGTGGATGTCAAAAATGCCCACTATCTATTAAGTGATGAAGGCGGTACCTGTGAACTGCCCTAAGGGAACTCTCACCCTTTAGAGGAGGTAGGTTTTTCTGCCTATGCCAAGAATTTGTTGGACTTATATATAATATTGCGAACCCTATGGGACCTTGCCCTTAGACCTCTAGTTCAAATCTTGTACACTTGAGTATGCTTCAAAGCGGAGCTTTACAATAAACTGGAATGGATAAAAGTGGAAAGCATTCAAAGAAGCTAAAATACATAGATAAGCCATAATTATGACGTAAACCTCACGTTAAGAGACCGTATAGTCAGTAAATGAGGGCATAATCTCCTAAATGGAAATAGATAAAAAGAGCAACAAAACACTCAACTGGAATAAGACTACAACCCAATTTGTAGCTTCATAACGGCACTATATATATTTGACGGAAAAAATTATATAGAAGTTAATATAATAGTTATATGATAATTATGGAAAATACAGTAGCATTATTCTTGCTTATAATTGTAGTATTAGTCATTGGTGCAGTATTAGTCGGCTATTCTGGTTCCCTTACAAGTATCACATACAATCAAGTAAACCCGTTAGAGACAGCATTGAAGTTAGCTAGCGTGATACAAATCAGTAGCTCACCCCCGGCGGTTAACTATATTGTACCATCCTATGGAGAACTGCCTAAGTTAAATATCTCTGAGAGCGTGTTAGTAAACATAAACGTACCAAACTATACGGGTGATCTGATTATACTACCTATCCTTGTCACGAGTTCTTATCAGCCTTATATAAACA includes:
- a CDS encoding aldo/keto reductase gives rise to the protein MDKKKFKYFTISSLAFGTWRIGGGYWYADHSRDKEWIDAIRKAVELGITTIDTAEMYGNGHAEELVGEAIKGLARDDIFIVSKVWPSHADYDNVIKSANKSAKRLGTYIDLYLLHSPSRVPICKTIKAFEKLVDDGIIRFFGLSNFDVEGIEKAKECVSKYEIVAIQNHYSLLSRGDERKALAYAEKNGMLYMAYTPLENGILSRNEFLSTIGRKYNKSATQVALNWYICRNNLLPIVKASRVEHVEENAGAMGWRLSEEDWRAIDEHFRERSYFLDKMVSTLKSLRPWS
- a CDS encoding ATP-binding protein is translated as MLFDLHPKTELKELFGREKEVQYIREQIISKNWIIIGGQRGIGKTSVMKVAINELKKNDRIDGIYLNLRGVTTLRELLSLLISEINRNKLFKLLNVSVNFNLGPLGVELKGGKLNVQRSLLELLLSINHDLVIGLDEVQELSSVTKPLLDVLGNVFMSNPKVRFLFSGSYVGLVKALLNPKEGSPLLGRPPIEIKLRPFNKQVSIGFLKAGMEELNVDLEDSKAEEVVNRLDGVVGWLTLFGNNYAIRKLSFNDSLKITINEGRKLMLEELNHFLEGRNRELYLATLSSIKIAKRWKDIKFAVTVRLKREIDDKELSSVLEALVNYNFIEKVEEGEYTLVDPILREMEFHF